In Bradysia coprophila strain Holo2 unplaced genomic scaffold, BU_Bcop_v1 contig_350, whole genome shotgun sequence, a genomic segment contains:
- the LOC119080996 gene encoding uncharacterized protein LOC119080996 isoform X6, which yields MNYRYYRRFLLTSRIIFFQRLVREFSGSSRTNRARAALVGSNSNNINNNNIATTASLPTNATTVASSSRQTDEGLAKAKVKETTSAKLDDSTVNDSTETITSETNTKEAMDTSDSNSVLEADEVTEDCFQNETKEETENSNAVSDSNQSEQPEQPKPPEQPESDLPTETKDIVDPIVDEIVTKGIDKSSTSVSNMNSGSSLETVPDGGGTTAAETTASSSSQRTNIRFVRKSLENTTLSVMYSKSYYDTDTIETEYPRNFDDNIELLSRETEHLEEQFTASEEKLLHYVPIYDPKKFEEQRQQQKKDDDEDEPIGMSPCGRFFKYDKEVGRGSFKTVFRGLDTQTGVAVAWCELLDKKVNKAERQRFREEADMLKKLQHPNIVRFYNYWETSIAKKKNIVLVTELMLSGTLKSYLRRFKKINPKVLKSWCRQILKGLYFLHSRTPPIIHRDLKCDNIFITGTTGSVKIGDLGLATLKNRSFAKSVIGTPEFMAPEMYEEHYDEAVDVYAFGMCMLEMATSEYPYNECSGPAQIYKKVVNGHKPASFDKVENPEVKEIIEKCIQLQKEDRPGCKELLNSEFFSEDLGIKLEPISKENFLNSAECNKIEFRLRLLDSKKRTYKHKENEAIQFEFDIVTDNAEDTASEMLKAAIISEEDARAVSKLLKVQVSSMLKERREKRAQHQLELENIEKAALEMQALQAQHAFQNQLEQQQVIEHQMILNEQHIQQNIQNTSNFVTSGQVFTQTQYYQQNQVSQTMQLQQPQQNQYIQQNNTFQPQQMQYNQSIQGTQQNVLVSSSPQQYASGQSNSTAVVSPNTQVLASNNNYSQVQSIVQNNQPTQQSYQQNQIIGQQVSQQHAQYQNIQQQTPSPPQQQIMTHPPTQQQQQLMQQAILQQSQQVLQQTLQPPQSNLQQTLQSPQQNLQPQQSSAQGNYPLAYQSPQPPVNQVIQLHNQPTVSSTLQSNQGNLQPHQTISYQSLPQQVNQEPQFIQSVALQPQMNLQNSSLPPGGPPNFAVSPQVQGQLQGTQVAQTTQMYATHPQEQLYPNQTAIPNSNYIIQQPQIQHMTQQHPPQQTMHQQQQHSLQQQSSMHQQSSQAQPVQAPLLQQQSVQQQHIQQQHQQHIPVQQPPVQQQPQVPQQHIQQQQVQQQHVQQQPVQQQHVQQQPVQQQHIQQQQVQQQYVQQQQPVQQHLQQHPVQQQPIQQHPVQQQLIQQLPVQQQPDQQQSVQQQSVQQQSVQQQSVQQQPVQQQTVQTVQADQKEAFAQHQMTNSNYSGQIIQQQQQVPQEQQIIFAQNQQHNQQSISPNFQQLNSVNSPQLPQNPIQVPSQTPVQQPVQSQSQSLSSSPNPTSNITKTPTTKQKSRRSNKSTERVPKLVVMSVQNGTLVDCSMDNKLKTITFKFDISDVNPVEVANDLISKDLLSESQSVVFADMVRDIVRQLKLNPNQIPVPTASRRNVDKVRHASLTRQRSPFKTHQRHRSRDEMSMTKMFDPTIYSLQPLVTTPVTIPSQAASTTSASSSDTQQNISDHDPSPSSDGHSGSSSLKDIVVLGEDQKGLRDYQTDGNYEELDTISRKTSTASEYTSLSDYTPENTVTRESSVTTSTLRNDFADECIDRSDALPTGEFIRSDESCVIQMTDKPASGEQDTASTLVNENVRSPDVDVPPAQMQRARKISRFLVTPSVVSIDCDNIDELQHEQQPKPETPFDGQPNTIHQQIYNEDGTVVNIQQFDASQQQMIYSQNNQQPGLGYSSDMIDANLMNDLRNQTIEQYNATMPNKPLGPESINTLEQLKIGLENITHAHVQTKSKDSQPTVSEAIKSTGQISDEQLACMVEGPLSYADVTAGGTVQIMNEITGQQFEPVADIYPQQHPIVQQLQSPQTGIQLAASSPQQSNIGAVADPIITSTSENMSQTTSVYNSRRTSAELAAFEQYNRAANDTVTLDNVESAERKLSQQGSIDKQEIAPQQPQNTLAALQLKLAQLTSGQQPPGQSEQPVLYQQIDEQHQQVYTGPSQDLTETSQLQQEQQQSQLNSPTVQLDINQLKLTSTQSSSAVSTPVIEQNETVFPQTADQPNTTSVTVQPKQLSDLEQELAKIHQKRYNKDQQPPSNPPVELLSNIVQTANAPNTQAIPTLPINASQTSHAEQPVGSVHISIPTASADSNDNALNVPTQQAARKISRFQVSVVSEATPPIQVQPQDSVRTLQTNAPLVSSSNSGVDEQRHDYGAMNFQNFTNSTGGSELTDQFVEQTSREQYGRDDYYRSMTGISDQNQVPTDFKHNLEYARNIISTMQLEPKSRQQLQLLLQRQHLEEEELRLRHYMELEKFQKNLDSANQWMENMSATTSAAPSLQTSQPQIQYSMQNRPSQQGTIVIQQSQQQQSQMMQQPTLSSTTPFQLNSTALSTTTTTFSPTFNSFPSYMESQQIDAGTSSIPQLQHVDHTNPAAP from the exons atgaaCTACAGATACTATAGACGATTCTTACTGACAagtcgaattattttttttcagcgATTGGTTCGAGAGTTTTCCGGTTCTTCACGTACGAATCGGGCAAGAGCAGCATTAGTCGGTTCGAACAGCaacaatataaataataaCAACATCGCTACAACAGCTTCGTTACCAACGAACGCCACAACGGTAGCAAGTTCCAGCCGACAAACAGATGAAGGACTAGCTAAGGCAAAAGTGAAAGAAACAACTTCTGCCAAATTGGATGATAGCACCGTGAACGATTCAACTGAAACGATTACAAGTGAAACTAATACCAAGGAGGCAATGGACACTAGCGATTCCAATTCTGTTCTTGAAGCCGATGAGGTTACGGAGGACTGTTTTCAAAACGAGACGAAAGAGGAAACTGAAAACTCGAACGCTGTCAGTGATTCAAATCAGTCAGAGCAGCCAGAGCAGCCAAAGCCACCAGAGCAACCAGAGTCTGACCTTCCGACAGAGACGAAAGATATTGTTGATCCGATAGTCGATGAGATAGTAACGAAGGGCATCGATAAATCGTCTACGTCAGTTAGTAATATGAACTCGGGTTCGAGCCTCGAAACGGTTCCGGATGGAGGTGGAACAACTGCTGCTGAGACTACTGCGAGTAGCAGTAGTCAACGTACAAACATTCGATTTGTGAGGAAAAGTCTTGAAAATACTACACTAAGCGTCATGTACTCAAAAAGTTATTATGACACGGACACAATCGAAACCGAGTATCCgagaaattttgatgacaacATTGAACTGCTTAGTCGTGAAACTGAACATTTGGAAGAGCAGTTTACTGCCTCGGAAGAGAAGCTGTTGCACTACGTGCCCATCTATGATCCGAAAAAGTTTGAAGAACAACGGCAGCAACAGAAAAAAGACGATGATGAGGACGAGCCGATCGGAATGTCACCGTGTGGAAGATTTTTCAAGTATGACAAAGAAGTTGGCCGTGGTTCATTTAAAACTGTTTTTCGTGGACTGGATACACAGACTGGTGTAGCAGTGGCATGGTGTGAGCTGCTG GACAAAAAAGTAAACAAGGCTGAGAGACAACGCTTCCGTGAAGAGGCTGACATGCTTAAAAAATTACAGCATCCAAATATCGTACGATTTTATAACTACTGGGAAACCAGCATtgccaaaaagaaaaatattgttctaGTCACTGAATTGATGTTGTCGGGCACACTAAAATC ATATCTACGACGATTCAAGAAAATTAACCCAAAAGTACTCAAGTCTTGGTGTCGACAGATTTTGAAGGGATTATATTTCCTGCATTCTCGTACACCGCCGATCATTCATCGTGATCTTAAGTgtgacaatatttttataacgGGAACAACTGGTAGTGTTAAAATAGGTGACTTAGGACTGGCAACATTAAAGAATCGCAGCTTTGCAAAATCGGTCATTGGAACACCTGAGTTCATGGCACCCGAAATGTACGAAGAGCACTACGACGAGGCTGTCGATGTGTACGCTTTTGGCATGTGCATGTTGGAGATGGCAACCTCTGAATATCCATACAATGAATGTTCTGGCCCGGCTCAGATCTATAAGAAAGTAGTTAATGGGCATAAGCCTGCTAGTTTTGACAAAGTCGAGAATCCAGAagtgaaagaaattatcgagaaGTGCATCCAATTGCAGAAGGAAGATCGACCGGGTTGTAAGGAACTTCtgaattcggaatttttcagcGAAGATTTGGGCATTAAGTTGGAGCCCATATCGAAGGAGAATTTTCTGAATTCGGCTGAAtgcaacaaaattgaatttcgactgagaCTGTTAGATTCGAAGAAACGGACGTACAAGCACAAGGAAAATGAAGCTATTCAATTCGAATTCGACATTGTGACTGATAATGCAGAAGACACTGCTAGTGAAATGTTAAAGGCGGCAATAATTAGTGAAGAAGATGCACGAGCAGTTTCGAAATTGTTGAAGGTTCAAGTTTCGTCAATGTTGAAGGAGCGACGTGAAAAAAGGGCACAACATCAATTAGAATTGGAGAACATTGAGAAGGCTGCTCTTGAAATGCAAGCTCTACAAGCACAGCATGCATTTCAGAATCAATTGGAACAGCAACAAGTAATTGAGCACCAGATGATTTTAAATGAACAGCACATCCAACAGAATATTCAAAATACTTCCAATTTCGTAACGTCAGGACAAGTGTTTACTCAAACGCAGTATTACCAACAGAATCAAGTATCACAGACGATGCAATTACAACAACCGCAGCAGAATCAATatattcaacaaaataatacTTTTCAACCGCAACAAATGCAGTATAATCAGTCAATTCAAGGAACACAGCAAAATGTACTTGTATCTTCTAGTCCACAACAATATGCTTCTGGTCAAAGCAATTCTACTGCAGTGGTTTCGCCCAACACCCAAGTTCTTGCGTCTAATAATAATTACAGTCAAGTTCAGTcaattgttcaaaataaccaACCAACACAGCAATCTTATCAGCAGAATCAAATTATTGGACAACAAGTATCACAGCAACATGCACAATATCAAAATATACAGCAGCAAACGCCATCACCTCCACAACAGCAGATTATGACTCATCCAccaacacaacaacaacagcaattAATGCAACAAGCGATATTACAACAGTCTCAGCAAGTCTTACAACAAACATTACAACCACCGCAATCCAATTTACAACAAACTTTGCAGTCAcctcaacaaaatttacagccCCAGCAATCTTCAGCTCAAGGCAACTACCCTCTTGCTTATCAATCACCGCAGCCTCCCGTAAATCAAGTAATACAACTTCACAATCAGCCTACAGTTTCTTCGACGCTACAATCAAATCAAGGAAATCTTCAACCACACCAAACTATTTCTTACCAGTCATTGCCTCAACAGGTCAATCAAGAACCACAATTTATTCAATCTGTTGCACTTCAACCACAAATGAATCTTCAAAATTCGTCTCTTCCACCTGGAGGTCCCCCAAACTTCGCTGTCTCTCCGCAAGTCCAGGGTCAATTGCAAGGGACACAAGTTGCTCAAACAACGCAAATGTACGCAACACACCCCCAAGAGCAACTATATCCTAATCAAACTGCCATTCCAAATTCCAATTATATCATACAACAACCGCAAATTCAACACATGACTCAACAACATCCGCCGCAACAAACGATGCATCAACAGCAACAGCATTCACTTCAGCAGCAATCGTCTATGCATCAACAATCCTCACAGGCACAACCCGTTCAAGCGCCACTGTTACAGCAGCAATCCGTTCAGCAACAACATATACAGCAGCAGCATCAACAACACATACCTGTTCAGCAACCGCCTGTGCAGCAACAACCACAg GTTCCACAACAACACATTCAACAGCAACAGGTTCAACAACAGCATGTTCAGCAACAACCGGTTCAACAACAGCATGTTCAGCAACAACCGGTTCAACAACAGCATATTCAGCAACAACAGGTTCAACAACAGTatgttcaacaacaacaaccggTTCAACAGCATCTTCAGCAACATCCTGTTCAACAACAGCCTATTCAGCAACATCCTGTTCAACAACAGCTTATTCAGCAACTGCCCGTTCAACAACAGCCTGATCAGCAGCAATCCGTTCAACAACAATCTGTTCAGCAACAGTCCGTTCAACAACAATCCGTTCAACAACAGCCTGTTCAGCAACAAACTGTTCAGACAGTTCAGGCCGATCAAAAAGAGGCCTTTGCTCAACATCAGATGACGAATTCAAATTATTCTGGACAGATTAttcagcagcaacaacaagtTCCTCAAGagcaacaaataatttttgcacaaaatcaacaacacAACCAACAGTCAATTTCACCAAACTTCCAGCAGTTAAATTCTGTCAATTCTCCTCAACTACCGCAAAATCCAATCCAGGTGCCATCTCAAACACCAGTTCAACAGCCCGTTCAATCACAGTCCCAATCGTTGTCATCATCACCGAACCCAACTAGTAATATCACTAAAACACCAACGACTAAGCAGAAATCGCGACGATCAAATAAATCAACCGAACGAGTCCCGAAACTGGTCGTAATGAGCGTTCAAAATGGGACACTAGTTGACTGTTCAATGGACAATAAACTGAAGACCATCACgtttaaatttgatattagCGACGTGAATCCAGTCGAAGTAGCAAATGATTTG ATATCTAAAGATTTGCTGTCCGAAAGTCAAAGTGTTGTTTTCGCTGATATGGTGAGAGATATTGTCCGTCAACTGAAGTTAAATCCGAATCAGATTCCTGTTCCCACAGCCTCTCGACGAAATGTGGATAAG GTGAGGCATGCGTCGTTAACTCGTCAACGTTCTCCGTTTAAAACTCATCAAAGACATCGTTCT CGCGATGAAATGTCTATGACAAAAATGTTCGATCCGACCATTTACAGTCTTCAGCCGTTGGTCACGACACCAGTTACTATACCATCACAAGCAGCATCAACAACATCCGCATCGTCGAGTGACACACAACAAAATATCAGTGACCATGATCCATCGCCGTCATCAGATGGGCACAGTGGCAGTTCGTCTTTGAAAGACATTGTGGTGCTGGGCGAAGACCAAAAGGGTTTGAGAGATTATCAAACGGATGGAAATTACGAGGAATTGGATACAATTTCACGAAAAACTAGCACTGCATCCGAATATACATCACTGTCCGACTATACACCGGAAAATACTGTGACAAGGGAATCGTCTGTAACCACGTCAACGTTACGAAACGATTTTGCTGATGAGTGTATTGACCGTAGTGATGCGTTACCGACTGGTGAATTTATTCGTAGCGATGAATCGTGCGTTATTCAAATGACTGATAAGCCTGCCTCTGGCGAACAGGATACCGCTTCAACCCTAGTGAATGAAAACGTACGAAGTCCAGATGTAGATGTTCCTCCAGCTCAAATGCAGCGTGCTAGAAAGATTTCACGGTTTTTGGTTACTCCTAGTGTAGTATCCATTGACTGTGATAACATTGACGAACTTCAGCATGAGCAGCAGCCGAAACCAGAGACACCTTTCGACGGTCAACCGAATACAATACATCAACAAATATATAATGAAGATGGAACTGTGGTCAACATTCAGCAATTCGATGCATCACAGCAGCAAATGATTTATAGTCAAAATAATCAACAGCCAGGACTGGGATATAGTAGTGATATGATCGATGCTAATCTAATGAATGATTTGAGGAATCAAACTATTGAACAGTATAATGCCACTATGCCGAATAAACCACTGGGACCCGAGTCAATAAACACATTGGAACAACTGAAAATTGGCTTAGAAAACATTACCCATGCGCATGTTCAGACAAAATCTAAGGACTCTCAACCGACTGTCTCTGAAGCTATAAAATCGACCGGCCAAATATCTGATGAACAACTGGCCTGTATGGTTGAAGGTCCCTTAAGCTATGCTGACGTTACGGCTGGCGGTACTGTTCAAATCATGAATGAAATAACTGGGCAACAATTTGAGCCTGTAGCTGACATATATCCTCAACAGCATCCGATAGTTCAGCAGTTGCAATCACCTCAAACGGGCATTCAATTAGCTGCATCATCACCACAACAATCTAATATCGGAGCGGTTGCGGATCCAATTATCACCTCGACCAGTGAGAATATGTCCCAAACTACATCCGTTTACAATTCTCGGAGAACATCAGCCGAGTTAGCGGCTTTCGAGCAATACAACAGAGCTGCAAACGATACTGTGACTTTGGACAACGTTGAGTCTGCAGAAAGGAAATTGTCTCAGCAAGGAAGTATCGACAAGCAAGAAAT tGCTCCCCAACAACCGCAGAATACATTGGCTGCGTTACAGTTAAAATTGGCTCAGTTGACTTCAGGTCAACAGCCGCCGGGTCAGTCAGAGCAACCTGTTTTGTATCAACAAATAGACGAACAGCATCAGCAAGTGTATACAGGACCATCACAGGATTTAACCGAAACATCACAACTTCAACAA GAACAGCAGCAGTCCCAACTCAACTCGCCGACAGTTCAGCTCGACATCAATCAATTGAAACTAACATCAACCCAATCATCATCGGCTGTATCAACACCAGTTATCGAACAAAACGAGACCGTTTTTCCGCAAACAGCAGACCAGCCAAATACAACATCCGTCACCGTTCAACCGAAACAGCTCTCTGACTTAGAGCAAGAGTTAGCCAAAATTCACCAGAAACGTTACAACAAAGATCAACAACCACCATCGAATCCGCCTGTTGAATTGTTATCGAATATCGTACAAACGGCTAATGCTCCGAATACTCAGGCCATCCCAACGCTTCCAATCAATGCTAGTCAAACATCACATGCCGAACAGCCAGTCGGTTCGGTGCACATTTCAATTCCGACCGCTTCAGCCGATTCCAACGACAACGCCTTAAATGTTCCAACACAACAGGCTGCACGGAAAATTTCTCGTTTCCAAGTGAGTGTTGTGAGCGAAGCGACACCGCCCATTCAGGTACAGCCACAAGACTCTGTACGAACGCTGCAAACGAACGCACCTCTCGTCTCATCATCTAACTCAGGCGTAGATGAGCAGCGACACGATTACGGTGcaatgaattttcagaattttaccAATTCAACAGGTGGAAGTG AACTGACAGACCAATTCGTGGAGCAGACATCACGAGAACAATATGGCCGAGATGACTACTATCGATCCATGACTGGTATCAGCGATCAGAATCAAGTGCCCACG GATTTCAAACATAATCTAGAATATGCGCGGAACATCATTAGCACAATGCAATTAGAGCCTAAGTCTCGACAGCAACTACAATTACTGCTGCAACGACAACATTTAGAAGAAGAGGAATTGAGACTGCGCCACTACATGGAATTGGAAAAATTCCAAAAGAATTTGGATTCAG CGAATCAATGGATGGAAAATATGTCAGCGACTACATCTGCCGCACCATCGTTGCAGACCAGTCAGCCTCAAATTCAATATTCGATGCAGAATCGACCATCACAACAAGGTACAATCGTTATTCAACAGTCACAGCAACAGCAATCGCAGATGATGCAACAACCAACGCTGAGCAGCACAACgccatttcaattaaattccacCGCATTATCAACAACCACAACTACATTTTCGCCAACGTTTAATTCCTTTCCATCATACATGGAGTCCCAGCAGATCGACGCTGGTACATCATCAATACCGCAATTACAGCACGTCGATCATACGAATCCAGCGGCACCTTGA